In Synechococcus sp. RS9909, one genomic interval encodes:
- a CDS encoding ComF family protein has translation MLTALSSCLKTLLHQPSCPLCSQPLTDDQDEQRPCEPCNRRLGLRSQLLHGRAPLPWVAAGLYSGALRQVLLQLRRSPDAKTIAALCANLRDHLPSDALLVPIPSWKHASRANPLPALLCQGLNRPTLELLQRRRPGLGQHHLKAHQRQSNQQEAFHAVAPVATDVGRPNGRIWIVDDILTTGATAVAAQAALTRANLPVAGLVCLARTPRRSASSERRDLRSGCRADDAPG, from the coding sequence GTGCTCACCGCCCTGTCGTCGTGCCTCAAGACCCTGCTTCATCAGCCCAGCTGCCCCCTCTGCTCTCAACCGCTCACCGACGATCAGGACGAGCAGCGCCCCTGTGAGCCCTGCAACCGCCGCCTGGGGCTCCGCAGCCAGCTGTTGCATGGACGGGCTCCCCTGCCCTGGGTCGCCGCCGGGCTCTACAGCGGTGCACTGCGCCAGGTGCTGCTCCAACTGCGCCGCAGCCCCGACGCCAAGACCATCGCTGCGCTCTGCGCCAACCTCCGCGACCACCTGCCCAGCGATGCCCTGCTGGTGCCCATCCCCAGCTGGAAACACGCCAGTCGGGCCAATCCGCTGCCGGCCCTGCTCTGCCAGGGCCTGAACCGCCCCACCCTGGAACTGCTGCAACGCCGTCGGCCCGGCCTGGGGCAACACCACCTGAAGGCGCATCAACGCCAGAGCAATCAACAGGAGGCGTTTCACGCCGTCGCCCCCGTCGCGACGGATGTCGGACGGCCGAATGGAAGGATCTGGATCGTCGATGACATCCTCACCACCGGTGCCACAGCCGTTGCCGCCCAGGCGGCACTCACCAGGGCGAACCTGCCCGTGGCTGGCCTGGTCTGCCTGGCAAGAACACCGCGCCGAAGCGCGAGCTCGGAACGTCGTGATTTAAGATCTGGCTGTCGCGCAGACGACGCGCCGGGATAG
- a CDS encoding DUF2470 domain-containing protein: MAADPLTPSVSDRICRHMNADHAEAVLQYARHYGGVAEPQAATMLAVRPDAMELEVDGVKLEIRFDHELSDSEDAHRTLVAMLRSMASGES, from the coding sequence ATGGCCGCCGATCCCCTCACCCCCAGCGTCAGCGATCGCATCTGTCGCCACATGAATGCCGATCACGCCGAAGCCGTCCTCCAGTACGCCCGGCACTACGGAGGTGTCGCTGAACCGCAAGCCGCCACCATGCTCGCCGTGCGTCCGGATGCGATGGAGCTGGAGGTGGATGGGGTCAAGCTGGAGATCCGTTTTGATCACGAATTGAGCGACAGCGAGGATGCGCACCGCACCCTGGTGGCGATGCTGCGCTCCATGGCCAGCGGGGAATCCTGA
- a CDS encoding FGGY-family carbohydrate kinase yields MPPDTTVLGIDLGTSGVRVAVLSVEGELVHSEATPYPGDFTNPLAWRQACSDLIQAIPQHRRAGLAAIAVDGTSGTLLACRRDGTPLGPALSYQQSCPEQVETLRRLIAPEHPAGSASGSLARALRLLDSHHDSHLLLRHQADWITGWLLQHWRFGEEGNNLRLGWDLQRSSWPATFHDQAWAEALPEIEASGSILGPIAPPIARALGCPESVQVVAGTTDANAAVLTANPAVDEGITVLGSTIVLKRFVDAPLNAPGVTNHRVGGRWLCGGASNAGGAVLRSLFGAIDLAALSRQIDPNQGSGLEFRPLPGRGERFPVDDPTLEPVLTPRPVSDALYLHGLLEGLTRIEAQGWQRLGQLGAPEPRRLITLGGGARNPQWRRIRERMLGRPILTCHAPPAAGVARLALQALKPGANRGGSGAEF; encoded by the coding sequence GTGCCACCCGACACCACCGTGCTCGGCATCGATCTGGGCACCAGTGGTGTTCGGGTGGCCGTTCTCAGTGTGGAGGGTGAGCTCGTCCACAGCGAAGCCACCCCCTATCCAGGCGATTTCACCAATCCCCTCGCCTGGCGTCAGGCCTGCTCTGACCTGATCCAGGCCATCCCACAGCATCGGCGCGCCGGCCTGGCCGCGATCGCCGTCGATGGCACATCGGGAACGCTGCTCGCCTGCCGCCGGGATGGCACCCCCTTAGGGCCTGCGCTCTCTTATCAGCAGAGCTGCCCGGAGCAGGTGGAGACGCTCCGCCGCCTGATCGCACCGGAGCATCCTGCCGGAAGCGCCAGTGGCAGCCTGGCCCGGGCCCTGCGGCTGCTGGACAGCCACCACGACTCTCACCTGCTGCTGCGCCATCAGGCCGATTGGATCACCGGATGGCTGCTCCAACACTGGCGCTTCGGCGAAGAAGGCAACAACCTGCGCTTGGGTTGGGATCTGCAGCGCAGCAGCTGGCCTGCGACCTTCCACGACCAGGCCTGGGCTGAGGCCCTGCCTGAGATTGAGGCCAGTGGGAGCATTCTTGGCCCCATCGCACCGCCAATCGCCCGTGCCCTGGGCTGTCCTGAGTCGGTGCAGGTGGTGGCCGGCACCACCGACGCCAATGCAGCGGTGTTGACCGCCAACCCAGCCGTCGATGAGGGCATCACCGTTCTCGGCAGCACCATCGTGCTCAAGCGGTTCGTGGACGCCCCCCTCAACGCCCCGGGAGTGACCAATCATCGGGTCGGCGGGCGCTGGCTCTGCGGAGGAGCGTCCAATGCCGGCGGCGCCGTGCTGCGATCACTGTTCGGCGCCATCGACCTCGCCGCCCTGAGCCGACAGATCGATCCCAACCAGGGCAGTGGGCTGGAGTTTCGTCCACTGCCGGGCCGGGGGGAACGCTTTCCGGTGGATGATCCGACTCTGGAGCCGGTGCTCACGCCGCGACCGGTGAGTGACGCCCTCTATTTGCACGGGTTGCTCGAGGGGTTGACGCGGATTGAAGCCCAGGGCTGGCAACGGCTTGGTCAACTGGGTGCCCCCGAGCCCCGTCGGCTGATCACGCTTGGGGGTGGGGCTCGCAACCCCCAGTGGCGCCGGATCCGTGAACGGATGCTGGGCCGCCCGATCCTCACCTGTCATGCCCCTCCGGCAGCGGGGGTGGCCCGACTCGCCCTACAGGCTCTGAAGCCAGGAGCAAACCGAGGTGGATCCGGGGCAGAATTCTGA
- the metK gene encoding methionine adenosyltransferase: MSRYVFTSESVTEGHPDKICDQVSDAVLDALLAQDSASRVACETVVNTGLCMITGEVTSKAQVDFIHLVRDVIRDIGYSGARAGGFDANSCAVLVALDQQSPDIAQGVNEADDHAGDPLDKVGAGDQGIMFGYACDETPELMPLPISLAHRLSRRLAEVRHNGSLEYLLPDGKTQVSVVYENDKPVAIDTILISTQHTAEVAGMSGEQEVRQKISDDLWTHVVEPATADLPLRPSKDSTRYLVNPTGKFVVGGPQGDAGLTGRKIIVDTYGGYARHGGGAFSGKDPTKVDRSAAYAARYVAKCLVAAGLAKRAEVQLSYAIGVAKPVSILVDAFGTGKVSNAELTELVNQHFDLRPGAIIEQFKLREMPALNGGRFYRDTAAYGHFGRPDLKLPWEDVADKAATLLQAEASRLQQGSSL; the protein is encoded by the coding sequence ATGAGCCGTTACGTCTTCACCTCCGAATCCGTCACCGAAGGCCATCCCGACAAGATCTGTGATCAGGTCAGCGATGCCGTGCTCGATGCGCTGCTCGCCCAGGACAGTGCCAGCCGGGTGGCCTGCGAAACCGTGGTCAACACCGGTCTCTGCATGATCACGGGTGAAGTCACCTCCAAGGCTCAGGTGGATTTCATTCATCTGGTGCGGGATGTGATCCGCGACATCGGCTACAGCGGTGCCCGGGCCGGCGGTTTCGATGCCAACAGCTGCGCGGTGCTGGTGGCCCTCGATCAGCAGTCACCCGACATTGCCCAGGGTGTGAACGAGGCCGATGATCACGCCGGTGATCCCCTCGACAAGGTGGGGGCCGGCGATCAGGGCATCATGTTCGGCTACGCCTGCGACGAAACGCCGGAGCTGATGCCGCTGCCGATCAGCCTCGCCCACCGGCTCTCGCGTCGCCTGGCCGAAGTGCGCCACAACGGCAGCCTTGAGTACCTGCTGCCGGATGGCAAGACGCAGGTGAGCGTCGTGTATGAGAACGACAAGCCCGTGGCGATCGACACGATCCTGATCTCCACCCAGCACACCGCCGAGGTGGCCGGCATGAGTGGTGAGCAGGAGGTGCGCCAGAAAATCAGCGACGATCTCTGGACCCATGTGGTGGAACCGGCGACAGCCGACCTCCCCCTGCGCCCCAGCAAAGACAGCACCCGCTATCTGGTCAATCCCACCGGGAAGTTTGTGGTGGGAGGTCCCCAGGGGGATGCGGGTCTGACCGGTCGCAAGATCATCGTCGACACCTACGGCGGCTATGCCCGCCATGGCGGTGGTGCCTTCTCCGGCAAAGATCCCACCAAGGTGGATCGCTCGGCGGCCTATGCCGCCCGCTATGTCGCCAAATGCCTGGTGGCCGCCGGTCTGGCCAAACGGGCTGAAGTGCAGCTGAGCTACGCCATCGGCGTCGCCAAGCCGGTGTCGATTCTTGTCGATGCCTTCGGCACCGGCAAGGTGTCGAACGCCGAGCTCACCGAACTGGTGAATCAGCACTTCGATCTGCGCCCCGGCGCCATCATCGAACAGTTCAAGCTCCGGGAGATGCCGGCATTGAACGGAGGCCGTTTTTATCGCGACACCGCGGCCTATGGCCACTTCGGTCGCCCCGACCTCAAGCTTCCCTGGGAGGATGTGGCGGACAAAGCCGCCACCCTCCTGCAGGCAGAAGCCTCCCGGCTGCAACAAGGCAGCAGCCTCTGA
- a CDS encoding HAD family hydrolase, translating to MARLLLNGITLADVDGVLFDKDGTLSHSEPHLIGLGRQRLQAAATVFRQAGHTASVCEHLVDQLQRLYGISAAGVSPTGLLAVASRQHNLIATAATAAQQEPSWPQAWRLAEVCFQLADQALAEQPSPLLPEADRILHALQAAGVRSAVISNDSRQGIERFLVNHGLHALVSAIWSADDTPCKPDPAAVHRLCEQMQLDHRRCALIGDADSDLHMAREAGVAVTLGYVAGWQQPPRLTGHHHLIQHWRELQVECLT from the coding sequence ATGGCCCGGTTGCTGCTCAACGGCATCACCCTGGCCGACGTTGACGGGGTGCTGTTCGACAAGGACGGCACCCTGTCCCATAGCGAACCCCATCTGATCGGCCTTGGTCGTCAGCGACTGCAAGCTGCTGCCACGGTGTTCCGCCAGGCCGGTCACACCGCCAGCGTTTGCGAGCACCTGGTGGATCAACTGCAACGGCTCTATGGCATTAGTGCCGCCGGGGTCTCCCCCACGGGCCTGCTGGCGGTGGCGTCGCGCCAGCACAACCTCATCGCCACGGCTGCCACCGCTGCCCAGCAGGAACCCTCCTGGCCCCAGGCCTGGCGACTGGCCGAGGTCTGCTTTCAGCTCGCTGATCAGGCCCTCGCCGAGCAGCCCAGCCCGCTGCTGCCAGAGGCCGATCGCATCCTCCACGCCTTGCAGGCTGCGGGCGTTCGCAGTGCGGTGATCAGCAACGATTCGCGCCAGGGAATCGAGCGGTTTCTGGTTAACCATGGGCTCCACGCGCTGGTGAGCGCCATCTGGAGCGCCGACGACACTCCCTGCAAGCCGGATCCCGCCGCGGTGCATCGCCTCTGTGAGCAGATGCAGCTTGACCACCGGCGTTGTGCCCTGATCGGCGACGCTGATTCCGATCTGCACATGGCCCGGGAGGCCGGCGTGGCGGTGACTCTCGGCTACGTGGCTGGATGGCAGCAACCACCACGCCTCACCGGCCACCACCATCTGATTCAACACTGGCGCGAGCTCCAGGTGGAGTGTTTGACGTGA
- a CDS encoding 30S ribosomal protein S1, producing MSVSSTDQVQDHAVESAATVTDAAEPVAAQAEVLTADEAFDENDLSIPEDVPTADDPSSRASSRDLDNAGFTLDEFAALLSKYDYNFKPGDIVNGTVFALESKGAMIDIGAKTAAFMPMQEVSINRVEGLSDVLQPGEVREFFIMSEENEDGQLALSIRRIEYQRAWERVRQLQKEDATIYSEVFATNRGGALVRVEGLRGFIPGSHISTRKPKEELVADFLPLKFLEVDEERNRLVLSHRRALVERKMNRLEVGEVVIGTVRGIKPYGAFIDIGGVSGLLHISEISHEHIETPHSVLNVNDQMKVMIIDLDAERGRISLSTKALEPEPGDMLTDPQKVFEKAEEMAARYKQMLLEQAEEGDDGYGMMG from the coding sequence ATGTCTGTTTCCTCCACCGACCAGGTTCAGGACCACGCTGTCGAATCAGCTGCAACCGTCACCGATGCCGCCGAGCCAGTCGCTGCTCAGGCTGAGGTGCTGACTGCCGATGAAGCCTTCGACGAGAACGACCTGAGCATTCCGGAGGATGTGCCCACGGCCGACGACCCCAGCAGCCGGGCGAGCAGCCGCGATCTGGATAACGCCGGCTTCACCCTCGACGAGTTTGCGGCGCTTCTCAGCAAGTACGACTACAACTTCAAGCCTGGCGACATCGTCAACGGCACCGTGTTCGCCCTGGAATCGAAGGGGGCCATGATCGACATCGGCGCCAAGACCGCCGCCTTCATGCCGATGCAGGAGGTGTCGATCAACCGGGTGGAAGGCCTGAGCGACGTGCTTCAGCCCGGTGAGGTGCGCGAGTTCTTCATCATGAGTGAGGAGAACGAAGACGGGCAGCTTGCTCTCTCGATCCGCCGCATCGAGTACCAGCGGGCCTGGGAGCGGGTGCGTCAGCTGCAGAAAGAAGATGCCACCATCTACAGCGAAGTGTTTGCCACCAACCGCGGTGGTGCCCTGGTGCGGGTGGAGGGCCTGCGCGGCTTCATCCCCGGCAGTCACATCAGTACCCGCAAGCCCAAGGAAGAGCTGGTCGCCGATTTCCTGCCGCTCAAGTTCCTGGAAGTCGACGAGGAGCGCAACCGTCTGGTGCTCAGCCATCGCCGCGCCCTGGTGGAACGCAAGATGAATCGCCTGGAGGTGGGCGAAGTGGTGATCGGCACCGTCCGCGGCATCAAGCCCTACGGCGCCTTCATCGACATCGGTGGCGTCAGCGGTCTGCTGCACATCTCCGAAATCAGCCACGAGCACATCGAAACGCCGCACTCGGTGCTCAATGTGAATGATCAGATGAAGGTGATGATCATCGACCTCGATGCCGAACGGGGGCGGATTTCTCTCTCCACCAAGGCACTCGAACCGGAGCCGGGCGACATGCTCACCGATCCCCAGAAGGTGTTCGAGAAGGCCGAGGAGATGGCAGCCCGCTACAAGCAGATGCTGCTGGAGCAGGCCGAGGAAGGCGACGATGGCTACGGCATGATGGGCTGA
- the nrdR gene encoding transcriptional regulator NrdR, with translation MQCPSCQNTDSRVLESRAADGGRSVRRRRECLNCEFRFTTYERVETMPITVLKRNGSRESFSRSKLLHGLSRACEKTGLTASRLETIVDDLELALQQRNGREVSSQEIGEMVLNQLKELSEVAYVRFASVYRQFRGVNDFVKTLEGMNDSATPLAAV, from the coding sequence GTGCAGTGCCCTTCCTGCCAAAACACAGACAGCCGGGTGCTCGAGTCCCGCGCTGCCGACGGCGGCAGAAGCGTGCGGCGGCGGCGTGAGTGTCTCAACTGTGAGTTCCGCTTCACCACCTACGAACGGGTGGAAACCATGCCAATCACCGTGCTCAAGCGCAATGGCAGCCGGGAAAGCTTCAGTCGCAGCAAATTGCTTCACGGTCTCAGCCGGGCCTGCGAAAAAACCGGTCTGACCGCCTCCCGACTGGAGACGATCGTGGACGATCTCGAACTTGCCCTGCAACAGCGCAACGGACGGGAGGTGAGCAGCCAGGAGATCGGTGAAATGGTGCTCAATCAGCTCAAGGAGCTCAGCGAAGTGGCCTATGTGCGCTTCGCCTCCGTGTACCGGCAGTTCCGAGGCGTCAACGATTTCGTGAAGACCCTCGAAGGCATGAACGACTCGGCCACCCCCCTGGCAGCGGTCTGA
- a CDS encoding photosystem II reaction center protein T produces the protein MESFAYILILTLAIATLFFAIAFRDPPKIGK, from the coding sequence ATGGAAAGCTTCGCTTACATCCTCATCCTCACCCTGGCGATTGCCACGCTCTTCTTCGCGATCGCCTTCCGCGATCCTCCCAAGATCGGCAAGTGA
- the psbB gene encoding photosystem II chlorophyll-binding protein CP47, protein MGLPWYRVHTVVINDPGRLLAVHLMHTALVAGWAGSMALYELAIFDPSDPVLNPMWRQGMFVMPFMARLGVTGSWGGWSITGETGVDPGFWSFEGVAAAHIVFSGLLMLAAIWHWTYWDLEIWQDPRTGEPALDLPKIFGIHLLLAGLGCFGFGAFHLTGVFGPGMWVSDPYGLTGHLEAVQPAWGPEGFNPFNPGGIVAHHIAAGIVGIIAGIFHITTRPPERLYKALRMGNIETVLASAIAAVFFAAFIVAGTMWYGSAATPVELFGPTRYQWDQSYFKTEINRRVQTAMDQGATAQEAFAAIPEKLAFYDYVGNSPAKGGLFRVGPMVNGDGLPTGWLGHIAFTDKDGRDLQVRRLPNFFENFPVVLEDSDGIVRADIPFRRAEAKYSFEQQGVTAKVFGGALDGQTFTDPADVKRLARKAQLGEAFEFDRETYHSDGTFRSSPRGWFTFGHATFALLFFFGHIWHGARTLYRDVFAGIDPDLGEQVEFGLFQKLGDRSTRRLPEGYVPPAGSTLS, encoded by the coding sequence ATGGGATTGCCCTGGTATCGGGTGCACACCGTCGTCATCAACGACCCCGGCCGACTTCTGGCCGTGCACCTCATGCACACCGCCCTCGTTGCCGGCTGGGCCGGCTCGATGGCCCTTTATGAACTCGCCATTTTCGACCCCTCGGATCCCGTCCTGAATCCGATGTGGCGTCAGGGCATGTTCGTCATGCCCTTCATGGCCCGACTCGGCGTCACCGGCAGCTGGGGAGGCTGGAGCATCACCGGAGAAACCGGTGTGGATCCTGGCTTCTGGAGCTTTGAAGGTGTCGCAGCGGCTCACATCGTGTTTAGTGGCCTGCTGATGCTTGCCGCCATCTGGCACTGGACCTACTGGGACCTGGAGATCTGGCAGGACCCACGCACCGGCGAGCCGGCCCTTGACCTTCCCAAAATCTTCGGCATCCACCTGCTCCTGGCCGGCCTCGGTTGCTTCGGCTTCGGCGCCTTCCACCTCACCGGTGTGTTCGGTCCTGGCATGTGGGTCTCCGATCCCTATGGCTTGACCGGCCACCTCGAGGCGGTTCAACCGGCCTGGGGGCCAGAAGGTTTCAACCCCTTCAACCCCGGTGGCATCGTCGCTCACCACATCGCAGCTGGCATCGTCGGCATCATTGCCGGCATTTTTCACATCACCACCCGCCCGCCCGAGCGTCTCTACAAGGCGCTTCGGATGGGCAACATTGAAACGGTTCTGGCCAGTGCCATTGCCGCTGTGTTCTTCGCAGCCTTCATCGTGGCAGGCACGATGTGGTATGGCTCCGCAGCAACACCTGTCGAGCTGTTCGGCCCCACCCGTTACCAGTGGGATCAGAGCTACTTCAAAACGGAAATCAACCGTCGCGTCCAGACGGCGATGGATCAGGGTGCCACGGCTCAGGAAGCCTTCGCAGCCATCCCCGAAAAGCTCGCTTTCTATGACTACGTCGGCAACAGCCCTGCCAAAGGTGGCCTGTTCCGCGTCGGTCCGATGGTGAATGGTGATGGCCTGCCCACCGGATGGCTGGGGCATATCGCCTTCACCGATAAGGATGGTCGCGATCTCCAGGTGCGTCGTCTGCCCAACTTCTTCGAGAACTTCCCTGTGGTTCTGGAAGACAGCGATGGCATCGTTCGCGCTGACATCCCCTTCCGTCGCGCTGAAGCCAAGTATTCCTTCGAGCAGCAGGGCGTGACTGCCAAGGTGTTCGGTGGGGCTCTCGATGGCCAAACCTTCACGGATCCTGCCGATGTGAAGCGTCTGGCCCGTAAGGCCCAGCTTGGTGAAGCGTTCGAGTTCGACCGCGAGACCTACCACTCCGACGGCACTTTCCGCAGCTCGCCACGGGGCTGGTTCACCTTCGGCCATGCCACCTTCGCCCTGCTCTTCTTCTTCGGGCACATTTGGCACGGCGCTCGGACCCTGTATCGCGATGTGTTTGCCGGGATCGATCCGGATCTCGGCGAACAGGTGGAGTTCGGTCTGTTCCAGAAACTGGGCGACCGTTCCACCCGTCGCCTTCCCGAGGGCTACGTGCCCCCGGCCGGTTCCACCCTCAGCTGA
- a CDS encoding 2Fe-2S iron-sulfur cluster-binding protein: MPVIRFVREGRDVECYPGENLRDVALREGIALYGLKGQLGNCGGCGQCITCFVDVQEGGALGALSPRTAVEEAKLRRRPQSWRLACQTLVEGSVLIMTRPQAGLADAAARLAAAQATPLPAGPTAWPVTQEPEASSDDEEVSASLDEAATPGDED; the protein is encoded by the coding sequence ATGCCGGTGATCCGATTTGTTCGAGAAGGTCGCGACGTGGAGTGTTACCCAGGCGAAAACCTGCGCGACGTGGCGTTGCGGGAAGGGATCGCTCTCTACGGGCTCAAAGGTCAGCTGGGCAATTGCGGCGGCTGCGGACAGTGCATCACCTGCTTTGTGGATGTGCAGGAAGGGGGAGCGCTGGGGGCCCTTTCGCCCCGCACGGCTGTGGAGGAGGCCAAGTTGCGCCGGCGACCCCAGTCCTGGCGGCTGGCTTGCCAGACCCTGGTGGAAGGGTCGGTGTTGATCATGACGCGCCCGCAGGCGGGCCTGGCTGATGCTGCGGCCCGGTTGGCCGCTGCACAGGCGACGCCGTTGCCGGCGGGGCCCACCGCCTGGCCGGTCACGCAGGAGCCAGAGGCCTCCTCTGACGACGAGGAGGTGAGCGCATCGCTCGATGAAGCTGCTACGCCCGGTGACGAGGACTGA
- the psbM gene encoding photosystem II reaction center protein PsbM, with protein METNDLGFVASLLFVLVPTVFLIILFIQTNSRQS; from the coding sequence ATGGAAACCAACGATCTCGGTTTTGTTGCCAGCCTTCTGTTTGTGCTGGTTCCGACGGTCTTCCTGATCATCCTGTTCATCCAGACCAACAGCCGGCAGAGCTGA
- a CDS encoding universal stress protein — protein MFNNLLIADSGKGHVEEMVRMLRDLPGFRSARINLLHVVPEQDKSGSDEHWSAAAALLSQAAERLGLDRSEVNAIIRSGDAKQTVLKVADELNADLIVMGSRGLGRLQSILANSTSQYVFQLSTRPMLLVRDDLYVRHVNRLLVTVDGTGVGDDALRLACEMVRDIPGGQLTGVHVARQDVTPTRGAASKSDSLLNAAVQRARSFGVTLTPLHITANDVGRGVCQAVKEVNADLVVIASQDRRPLVARGLVDLDKLLGGSVSDYIRVHAPAPVLLVREPERS, from the coding sequence GTGTTCAACAACCTGCTGATCGCCGACTCCGGCAAGGGGCACGTCGAGGAGATGGTGAGGATGCTCCGCGACCTGCCCGGGTTCCGCTCAGCGCGCATCAACCTGCTGCATGTGGTGCCGGAACAGGACAAATCCGGATCAGACGAGCACTGGAGTGCTGCAGCGGCGCTGTTGTCTCAGGCCGCCGAGCGCCTGGGCCTCGATCGCAGCGAGGTCAACGCGATCATCCGCTCCGGCGATGCCAAGCAGACCGTGCTCAAGGTCGCCGATGAACTCAATGCTGACCTGATCGTGATGGGGTCCCGCGGACTGGGACGTCTGCAGTCGATCCTGGCCAACAGCACCAGTCAGTACGTCTTCCAGCTCTCGACCCGCCCGATGCTGCTCGTGCGCGACGACCTTTACGTCCGTCATGTGAACAGGCTGCTGGTCACCGTGGATGGCACCGGCGTGGGGGACGACGCCCTGCGACTGGCCTGCGAGATGGTGCGCGACATTCCTGGAGGTCAACTGACCGGTGTGCATGTCGCCCGTCAGGACGTGACCCCGACCAGGGGGGCAGCAAGCAAGAGTGACAGCCTGCTGAATGCGGCGGTGCAGCGGGCCAGGAGCTTCGGCGTCACGTTGACACCCCTGCACATCACCGCGAATGACGTGGGGCGCGGTGTCTGCCAAGCCGTCAAGGAGGTGAATGCCGATCTGGTGGTGATCGCCTCACAGGATCGCCGCCCCCTCGTGGCTCGAGGCCTGGTGGATCTCGACAAACTGCTGGGAGGCTCGGTGAGCGACTACATCCGCGTGCATGCTCCGGCGCCCGTCCTGTTGGTCCGGGAGCCGGAGCGTTCCTGA
- a CDS encoding acyl-CoA thioesterase, which produces MVIESVTTPPWCWRKRVLPQHTDHGGVMWHGAYVAWLEEARVEALAAVGLPYDRLAAEGLEMPVVRLELDYRQALHHGEQVDLDSWALQRRGVRWPWASRWCREDGQVAAMARVELVLVRLEGARRTVLRQAPPALQEALERLQRGPSA; this is translated from the coding sequence ATGGTGATTGAGAGCGTTACGACGCCCCCCTGGTGCTGGCGGAAGCGGGTGCTGCCCCAACACACTGATCATGGTGGCGTGATGTGGCACGGGGCCTATGTGGCCTGGCTGGAGGAAGCGCGGGTGGAGGCCCTGGCTGCCGTGGGCCTGCCCTATGACCGCCTCGCCGCTGAGGGGCTGGAGATGCCGGTGGTGCGCCTGGAGCTGGACTATCGCCAGGCCCTGCACCATGGCGAGCAGGTGGATCTGGACAGCTGGGCGCTGCAGCGTCGGGGCGTGCGCTGGCCCTGGGCGAGTCGGTGGTGTCGTGAGGATGGACAGGTGGCGGCGATGGCCAGGGTCGAGCTGGTGCTGGTGCGGCTGGAGGGGGCGCGGCGCACCGTGCTCCGCCAGGCTCCGCCGGCCTTGCAGGAGGCGCTGGAGCGCCTGCAGCGGGGCCCGTCCGCATGA
- a CDS encoding DNA-processing protein DprA, with the protein MEARDWWWLWSRCPGLGAVRLSALQSLAMQDPAGLAGLWSWPLPRLQRALRWPDSLTQTVDAYRRRWGDSPAVLAPDSVLIPGDANWPLALEDLKRPPKLLHWRGDAALLPTVSARQAVAIVGTRRPSSHGLRMAEALGEALARAGWPVVSGLAEGVDAAAHQGCLKAGGAPVGVVGTPLTRVYPPEHERLQAAVASQGLLLSEHGPEARVSRASFALRNRLLVALADWVVVVECPEGSGALISAEIALAMERSLWVVPGDALRQSSCGSNRLLTSGACPLLSIASFLTALGPGPCADGAQAAAACGGGGSPVPQVQDAPLLRLLEEGAGLDRLARDLGRPTGVLAEQLLQLELQGLVQAEAGMRWRLV; encoded by the coding sequence TTGGAGGCGCGTGATTGGTGGTGGCTCTGGAGTCGCTGTCCTGGTCTGGGGGCCGTTCGCCTGTCGGCGTTGCAGTCGCTGGCGATGCAGGATCCAGCCGGCCTGGCTGGGCTTTGGTCTTGGCCCTTGCCACGGCTGCAACGTGCCTTGCGGTGGCCAGATTCCCTGACGCAGACGGTCGATGCCTATCGCCGCCGCTGGGGCGACAGCCCGGCCGTGCTGGCTCCTGACAGCGTTCTGATTCCCGGTGATGCCAACTGGCCCCTGGCCCTGGAGGATCTGAAGCGGCCGCCGAAGCTGTTGCACTGGCGCGGCGATGCCGCTCTGCTGCCGACGGTGTCTGCGCGGCAGGCGGTCGCGATCGTCGGCACCCGCCGGCCCTCCAGCCATGGCCTGCGCATGGCGGAAGCTCTCGGCGAAGCGCTGGCACGGGCGGGTTGGCCCGTGGTCAGCGGCCTGGCTGAGGGGGTGGATGCGGCGGCCCATCAAGGCTGCCTGAAGGCAGGCGGTGCTCCGGTTGGCGTGGTGGGTACGCCCCTCACGCGGGTTTATCCGCCTGAGCATGAAAGGCTGCAGGCGGCCGTGGCGAGCCAGGGGCTGCTTCTCAGTGAGCATGGGCCCGAGGCCAGGGTGAGTCGGGCCAGCTTTGCCCTGCGAAATCGGCTTCTGGTCGCGCTTGCCGACTGGGTGGTGGTGGTGGAATGCCCGGAGGGAAGCGGCGCGCTGATTTCAGCCGAGATCGCCCTCGCGATGGAGCGGTCGCTCTGGGTGGTGCCTGGGGATGCCCTGCGTCAGTCGTCCTGCGGCAGCAATCGCTTGCTCACGAGTGGCGCCTGCCCTTTGCTCTCGATCGCGTCGTTTCTCACCGCCCTCGGGCCCGGCCCCTGCGCTGATGGGGCTCAGGCTGCTGCAGCCTGCGGGGGTGGTGGCAGCCCTGTCCCCCAGGTGCAGGATGCGCCGCTGTTGCGGCTTCTGGAAGAGGGAGCCGGCCTCGATCGTCTGGCTCGGGATCTGGGTCGCCCCACCGGGGTGCTTGCCGAGCAGCTCTTGCAGCTCGAATTGCAGGGGCTGGTGCAGGCGGAAGCCGGGATGCGATGGCGGCTTGTCTAG